From Paraglaciecola sp. L1A13:
GCGTGGATCCATCGGTTTCGGAATAATATACTCTCGGCCAAACGTTAAGCTCGTTAAGTTACTCGCCGCCAGCACTTCTGGTGGCACGGGTTCTTTGGTAATACTTCTAATGGCTTCAACTGCGGCTATCTTCATCTCATCATTAATTTCTGATGCTCTGACATCGAGCGCCCCACGGAAAATAAAGGGGAAACACAGTACGTTGTTCACCTGATTCGGATAATCAGAACGCCCTGTGGCCATAATAACGTCATCACGCACAGCATGGGCTAACTCTGGCTTAATCTCAGGATCAGGATTTGAACAGGCAAAAATAACAGGGTTAGCTGCCATTAATTTTAGCGCTTCTGGCGGCAATACATTTGGCCCAGATACACCGACAAAAACATCTGCCCCATCAAGCGCATCTTCAAGTGTGCGTTTATCGGTATTATTTGCGAACAACTTCTTATGCGGCGTAAGGTTATCTCGACGTGTATGAATAACACCTTTGGTATCCAGCATATAGATACGCTCGCGCTTGGCGCCACATTTAATCAATAACTCCATGCAGGCAATAGCGGCGGCTCCCGCGCCCATACACACAATCGTCACGTCTGTCAGGTCTTTGCCCTGTACTTCCAGTGCATTAAGCATACCCGCTGCAGTCACAATCGCTGTACCGTGTTGGTCGTCATGAAACACTGGGACTTTACAACGCCTAATCAACTCTTGTTCAATTTCAAAGCACTCAGGAGCTTTAATATCTTCTAAATTAATGCCACCGAACGTATCAGCTATGTTTGCCACCGTATTGATGAAATCTTCAGTTGTCGTGTGATTAACTTCGATATCAATAGAGTCAATACCGGCAAAACGCTTAAATAACAGAGCCTTACCTTCCATAACTGGTTTAGAGGCCAAAGGGCCTAAGTTACCTAGGCCGAGAATAGCGGTACCGTTTGTGATAACCGCCACTAAATTACCCTTGGCGGTATATTTATAAGCAGCATTTGGATCAGCAGCAATTTCTCGAACAGGTTCAGCTACGCCTGGGCTGTATGCTAACGCTAAATCTGTCACTGTTTCTGCTGACTTGGTTAGCTGAATCGCTATTTTTCCTGGGATAGGTTTGGCATGATAATCCAGTGCTTGTTGACGAAAATCAGACATCTTAGTCTAGATCCTTAAATGTAGGGTTGAATCAGAGTAGTTTTCAGTTTTCGCTTTATCATGTTCCTAGCTTCAATTTGTCGAAACTATTTGTCCGAACACAGAATTATTATCATGGCGAAAATCCGCTAAACATCCACTTATCAGGTATCTCTACCCGATAAATTCAACTACATCATAATTTACTTAAGATAGCCAAAGCTAATAACCGTTATGAATGATGAATAATGTTTGTCTCAAAGAATGGAAAAGAATTAAGGTTGATAGATTGCAGACACAAAAAAAGGCGCTAAAAGCGCCTTTTTTATTACGTTTTTTCGCTTACTTCTTAGTGCTAAGTGCGGTAAAACGTTTGTTGAACTTGTCAACACGACCACCAGTATCAACGTTACGCTGCTTACCAGTGTAGAAAGGATGGCAAGCTGAACATACGTCCAAGTTGATATCTTTCTTCAAAGTTGAGCGAACGACGATTTTGTTTCCACATGAGCATGTTGCAGTCATGTCTTGGTAGTCTGGATGTATACCTTGTTTCATGGATTACCCTTAAAGTAAGGCCGTATCGCTATCCAACCCGAAGTTGAACACCATACGCAAATTAAATTCAAATTATGCGATCAATGCGGCTTGCCGCAAAGAGCCGGGCATATTAATGTAACACCTTGCCCCGATCAAGCTCTATTGCTGAATATATGGACAATTATACAAACTTCAACTGCCCATGCCCTTAAAAACCACCAACTTAAAAGACGATTAGCCTGTTATGCCCATTATCTGCGTTGCTGTTCCTGTTCCCAAGCGCCAATTTTTTGAATACCATCATACAAGCGCCCTTGAACCAGGTATTCGGGTACGCGTGCCATTCGGGCCTCGTCAATTAATTGGAGTCGTACTCGATACAACCGAGCATTCGCAATGGCAAAGCAATAAGATAAAAGCCATCATTGAGGTACTCGACAGCGAATCAATTTTCAGTCCTGTTCAGCTCAAGCTTTGCCAATGGCTAAGTCAATACTATCAACACCCTATTGGTGATGTACTGCATAGCGCCATGCCTGTTTCGCTGCGTAAGGGCGGCTCAAGTCAACCTAAACCTGTTAGCTATCTGCGCATCACAGAAGAAGGTCAGCAAACGTCCCCAGAAAGCTTGGGGAAAGCACGCAAACAACAACAATTACTCGTGCAATTACAAAAAGGTGAAATACGCTATTCCAGTGTAATGTCCGAATATGCTAGCACTAC
This genomic window contains:
- a CDS encoding malic enzyme-like NAD(P)-binding protein, with translation MSDFRQQALDYHAKPIPGKIAIQLTKSAETVTDLALAYSPGVAEPVREIAADPNAAYKYTAKGNLVAVITNGTAILGLGNLGPLASKPVMEGKALLFKRFAGIDSIDIEVNHTTTEDFINTVANIADTFGGINLEDIKAPECFEIEQELIRRCKVPVFHDDQHGTAIVTAAGMLNALEVQGKDLTDVTIVCMGAGAAAIACMELLIKCGAKRERIYMLDTKGVIHTRRDNLTPHKKLFANNTDKRTLEDALDGADVFVGVSGPNVLPPEALKLMAANPVIFACSNPDPEIKPELAHAVRDDVIMATGRSDYPNQVNNVLCFPFIFRGALDVRASEINDEMKIAAVEAIRSITKEPVPPEVLAASNLTSLTFGREYIIPKPMDPRLLKRVATAVAQAAIDSGVAVLKELPSGYMQD
- the rpmE gene encoding 50S ribosomal protein L31, coding for MKQGIHPDYQDMTATCSCGNKIVVRSTLKKDINLDVCSACHPFYTGKQRNVDTGGRVDKFNKRFTALSTKK